The following are encoded together in the Natator depressus isolate rNatDep1 chromosome 10, rNatDep2.hap1, whole genome shotgun sequence genome:
- the PLIN1 gene encoding perilipin-1 encodes MMAANRSQKMQNGSRKENVLQRVLQLPVVNATCESLQRTYTSTKEVHPLVASVCEAYERGVKGASSLAVWSMEPVVRRLEPQFTAANILACRGLDHLEEKIPALQYPVEKIASELKDSISTPIQTARSTIGNSIAGTLDRVLGLTAEGYELTKSAAEYTWSSRVSQMAAAGVDGALGQLEKLVEFLLPEEEHEPAHEPTRVHGSEVTPSQPQPGIFTRIGALASTISHRAYQQTARTIQRTKAGGQELTTWIPGLGAVARQSTAKAQQVLCDVQNAAAGWLSKEKSKEPEQEQEKKELEKEETKASEMAEVAKTPSLLGSMAQNLQTAYLSTISNVKRVPSAAWGTAGELLQLTPRKAASIAREKVGALGDALHTVTGSMVETLSHYVQLPRLLAKKEDTAHESDPTPEQHRSQEGSRPVASPSPEKSQLRGNWRANRAHHPLSFLGLEDPFFLQPSSFQRQAPQRSPTFEPDHPMTRKSAFSPYREGLSTRRVSKNSFRYSPEPVYTRANYSNLYTMAFKKD; translated from the exons ATGATGGCAGCAAACAGGAGCCAGAAAATGCAGAATGGAAGCAGAAAG GAGAATGTGCTGCAGAGGGTCTTGCAGCTGCCGGTGGTGAACGCAACCTGCGAAAGCCTTCAGAGGACGTACACCAGCACCAAAGAGGTACATCCACTCGTGGCATCGGTGTGTGAGGCCTATGAGAGAGGAGTCAAGGGGGCCAGCTCGTTGGCTGTGTGGAGCATGGAGCCTGTGGTGCGCAGACTGGAGCCTCAGT TCACAGCTGCCAACATCCTGGCCTGTAGGGGCTTGGATCACCTGGAGGAGAAGATCCCTGCCCTCCAGTACCCagtggagaaa ATTGCATCTGAACTGAAGGACTCCATCTCCACCCCCATTCAAACTGCCAGGAGCACCATTGGCAACTCCATAGCTGGCACCTTGGACAGGGTCTTGGGGCTGACTGCTGAGGGTTATGAGCTGACCAAGAGCGCAGCAGAATATACCTGGAGCAGCCGGGTTAGCCAGATGGCAGCTGCCGGGGTAGACGGAGCCCTGGGACAGCTAGAGAAGCTGGTGGAGTTTCTCCTGCCAGAAGAGGAGCATGAGCCAG CTCATGAGCCCACAAGGGTGCATGGATCTGAAGTGACGCcctcccagccacagcctggcATCTTCACCAGGATCGGTGCTTTGGCCAGCACCATCTCCCACCGCGCCTACCAGCAGACAGCCAGAACCATCCAGCGCACTAAAGCCGGAGGGCAGGAGCTGACCACATGGATTCCAGGCTTG GGTGCCGTGGCCAGGCAGAGCACGGCCAAGGCCCAGCAGGTCCTGTGTGAtgtgcagaatgcagcagctgGTTGGCTGAGCAAGGAGAAAAGTAAGGAGCCAGAACAGGAGCAAGAGAAGAAAGAGCTGGAGAAAGAAGAAACCAAAGCAAgtgag ATGGCTGAGGTTGCCAAGACTCCAAGCCTCCTGGGCAGCATGGCCCAGAACCTACAAACTGCCTATCTCTCCACCATCTCCAACGTGAAGAGGGTCCCCTCTGCTGCCTGGGGGacagctggggagctgctccAACTCACCCCTCGCAAGGCAGCTTCCATAGCCAGAGAGAAGGTGGGCGCTCTGGGGGATGCCTTACACACTGTTACCGGGAGCATGGTGGAGACCCTGTCCCACTACGTGCAG CTCCCCAGGCTGCTGGCAAAGAAAGAGGACACGGCGCATGAGAGTGATCCCACTCCTGAGCAACACCGAAGTCAGGAGGGCTCCAGGCCTGTGGCTTCCCCGTCCCCGGAGAAATCCCAGCTGCGAGGAAACTGGCGAGCCAACCGAGCTCAccatcccctctccttcctggggCTGGAGGATCCCTTCTTCCTGCAGCCAAGCTCCTTCCAGCGCCAGGCTCCACAGCGGAGCCCAACCTTTGAGCCCGACCACCCCATGACCCGCAAATCTGCCTTCTCCCCCTATAGGGAGGGGCTCAGCACCAGGAGGGTGAGCAAAAATTCATTCCGCTACAGCCCAGAGCCTGTGTACACCAGGGCTAACTATAGCAACCTCTACACCATGGCCTTCAAGAAGGACTGA
- the PEX11A gene encoding peroxisomal membrane protein 11A: protein MEAFVNFTNQTQGRDRLFRAIQHTCMLLSYLLKHKAEKETVIMKLKELESSMRSGRKLFRLGNMVHAMVAARRTTQLPDLVPRLCLTASNLSRVLYFICDTVLWVKSVGLVPDIDKQKWRNWATKCYYYSLLMNLTRDLYEISWQMEQEAQRKKARKENSSQCDKQDQDLFSFHADGLQPFLLLLYRTLRKHPPLLLDTVKNLCDLSSPLNQLGIYKTNPGVIGLCGLLSSLVGILTVASPHMKLKH, encoded by the exons ATGGAGGCGTTTGTGAACTTCACCAACCAGACCCAGGGCCGGGACCGGCTCTTCCg AGCCATTCAACACACATGCATGTTGCTTAGctatttattaaagcataaggcTGAAAAAGAGACGGTGATAATGAAGCTCAAGGAGTTGGAATCTAGCATGCGCTCTGGCCGCAAAT TGTTCAGACTGGGCAACATGGTGCATGCCATGGTAGCAGCCAGGAGAACTACTCAGCTACCAGACCTGGTGCCCCGTCTCTGCCTGACAGCCTCCAACCTCAGCCGTGTCCTGTATTTCATCTGTGACACAGTCCTGTGGGTGAAGAGTGTTGGACTCGTCCCTGACATTGACAAGCAGAAGTGGCGGAATTGGGCTACCAAATGCTATTACTATTCACTGCTGATGAATTTGACCAGGGATTTGTATGAGATCTCCTGGCAGATGGAACAGGAGGCTCAAAGGAAGAAGGCAAGGAAGGAGAACTCTTCTCAATGTGACAAACAAGATCAGGACCTGTTCAGTTTCCATGCAGATGGGTTGCAGCCCTTTCTCCTCCTGCTGTACCGCACACTGAGGAAACACCCTCCTTTGTTGCTAGACACAGTGAAGAACCTTTGCGATCTCTCTAGTCCTTTGAACCAGCTGGGAATCTACAAAACCAACCCAGGAGTTATTGGGCTCTGTGGCCTCCTCTCATCCCTGGTGGGGATCCTCACAGTGGCAAGTCCACATATGAAGTTGAAGCACTGA